From a single Oncorhynchus tshawytscha isolate Ot180627B linkage group LG33, Otsh_v2.0, whole genome shotgun sequence genomic region:
- the LOC112231131 gene encoding arf-GAP with Rho-GAP domain, ANK repeat and PH domain-containing protein 1, translating into MSAPLGPDMPVPVPKPRTRYKRAGGSPQIQLSSDRDLIHDTPDTGIHSRGIPPANDLLAEKEDNPAIILNKPAITSPAEQNPSPCNFLLFRSDSGVTPSYPVLDSNGLCPSVWLSFSPHSPAADTDPYVSLAADTDPYVSPAADTDPYVSPAADTDLYVSPAADTDPYVSLAADTDPYVSPAADTDPYVSPAADTDPYVSPAADTDPYVSPAADTDPYITDVADWEKCPGSGSESSNDDDAITEEIKNPSHMNNVASGHVCIGVVPSGKPPVEKESMQTRPLKQKIPRAATIRVSRRKQAAASGGATQAAESSRRENVVSRSSWLDVWKGRRHNVLWATLDGPLVSFWKKRTDKFTDLVFHVSSITNVCKQDKGRFSLYFCKKHFEFMAHNKAVQEGWVTSLLASRGWDPPAPPEQHGALTMKDPRSNRVYAAICGHNLWIYNNKEDFQLGVGLTYVSMNVASVKQTGRHNFSLITPYKTFNFSTDSSRELAVWLGSLNQVILSALSCSEVAHRLWASPWNKVCADCGSANPEWASVNLLVVVCEACAGQHRSLGIHVSKVRSLKLDSKVWTEPLILLFVYYGNKAANDVWGHNVPGAEQILPDSSVDQRGDFIRAKYTKGRYRFTHPLASSQRLLNQRLCEVVCGPNVPETMSLLCSGARVLCHSGDSQCPTPISLAERAGQAMQTELLRHNEYTDAPAYVHQVTGSLLGTSDPPSAAGEEELHGKLEEDRFLFSQENDSAACDVLDLREVISIFHSSNGSTHEFEMVTLTDELVCNADTEEGLLNHLLHILRVVLPGPIDEEELDGVFAVSRVSLREGGGLQHTEVWAVLRGGQVLVYPTDQQRHRERLTLNPETQYKIDSSENTIELVTGERTMSMQFERDHSCQSWHSLLKRAVTTKRKQRPSLYELPPNAIGNVPPAIERCISHITQYGLKVDGLYRRCGLATKVSILVEALSRSPKTAPLEKDEQGLLDAAGALKQYVRQQVVLIPQTQRELWVKAAAHTEENLRLATYRRLLKKLPPDNRITLNALCGHFYIVQLYSVENRMTAQNLALVFVPTLFQELAMNTNMVRLTRELIINHTLIFLGKEQESDMESEELITKL; encoded by the exons ATGTCTGCCCCCCTCGGTCCAGACATGCCTGTGCCAGTACCTAAACCAAGGACTCGCTACAAGCGGGCTGGAGGGAGCCCACAGATCCAGCTCTCTTCTGATCG GGATTTGATACACGATACACCTGACACAGGAATTCATAGCAGAG GTATTCCACCCGCAAATGATTTGCTGGCAGAAAAGGAAGACAACCCTGCCATTATCCTAAATAAGCCTGCCATTACCAGTCCAGCGGAGCAGAATCCAAGCCCGTGTAACTTCCTTCTCTTCAGATCTGATTCTGGAGTGACTCCATCTTACCCAGTACTGGACAGTAATGgactctgtccatctgtctggtTGTCCTTCTCTCCACACAGTCCGGCTGCGGATACTGACCCCTACGTCAGTCTGGCTGCGGATACTGACCCCTACGTCAGTCCGGCTGCGGATACTGACCCCTACGTCAGTCCGGCTGCGGATACTGACCTCTACGTCAGTCCGGCTGCGGATACTGACCCCTACGTCAGTCTGGCTGCGGATACTGACCCCTACGTCAGTCCGGCTGCGGATACTGACCCCTACGTCAGTCCGGCTGCGGATACTGACCCCTACGTCAGTCCGGCTGCGGATACTGACCCCTACGTCAGTCCGGCTGCGGATACTGACCCCTACATCACTGACGTAGCTGACTGGGAAAAATGCCCTGGATCTGGATCTGAATCGTCCAATGATGACGATGCCATTACTGAAGAAATAAAGAACCCATCCCACATGAACAA TGTGGCGTCAGGGCATGTTTGTATTGGTGTTGTCCCCAGCGGGAAACCTCCTGTGGAAAAGGAGTCTATGCAGACCAGACCTCTCAAACAGAAGATCCCACG TGCGGCCACCATCCGTGTCAGCAGGAGAAAACAGGCAGCAGCGAGCGGTGGTGCTACCCAGGCAGCAGAGTCCTCTCGTAGGGAGAATGTGGTGTCCCGATCCAGCTGGCTGGATGTATGGAAGGGCCGCAG GCACAATGTTCTGTGGGCCACGCTGGATGGACCGTTGGTATCATTTTGGAAGAAACGCACA GACAAGTTCACAGACCTAGTGTTCCATGTGTCAAGCATCACCAACGTCTGCAAGCAGGACAAAGGACGCTTCTCCCTTTACTTCTGCAAGAAACACTTTGAGTTCATGGCGCACAACAAAG CGGTGCAGGAGGGCTGGGTGACGTCCCTCCTGGCCTCTCGTGGATGGGACCCCCCAGCCCCTCCGGAGCAGCATGGAGCCCTGACCATGAAGGACCCTCGCAGCAACAGAGTGTACGCGGCCATCTGTGGACACAACCTATGGATCTACAACAACAAAGAG GACTTCCAGTTGGGGGTTGGGCTGACCTATGTGTCCATGAACGTGGCGTCAGTGAAGCAGACTGGCCGTCATAACTTCAGCCTCATCACACCGTACAAAACCTTCAA TTTCTCCACAGACTCATCGAGGGAGCTGGCGGTGTGGCTGGGGAGTCTGAACCAGGTGATCCTCAGTGCCCTGTCATGCAGCGAGGTGGCCCACCGACTCTGGGCCAGCCCATGGAACAAAGTGTGTGCCGACTGTGGCAGTGCCAACCCCGAGTGGGCCTCAGTTAACCTGCTGGTGGTTGTCTGTGAGGCCTGTGCAG GTCAGCATCGCTCTTTGGGCATCCATGTCTCCAAAGTGAGAAGCCTGAAGTTGGACAGTAAAGTGTGGACTGAACCTTTGATTCTG CTATTTGTCTATTATGGGAACAAAGCAGCCAATGATGTATGGGGTCACAATGTGCCGGGTGCAGAGCAGATCCTGCCAGACTCCTCTGTGGATCAGAGGGGGGACTTCATCAGGGCCAAGTACACCAAGGGCCGATACAGATTCACCCATCCTCTAGCCTCCAGCCAGAGACTGCTCAACCAG AGGCTGTGTGAGGTGGTGTGTGGCCCTAATGTCCCAGAGACCATGTCATTGCTGTGCTCGGGGGCCCGGGTCCTGTGCCACTCAGGGGACTCTCAGTGCCCCACGCCCATCTCCCTGGCAGAGCGGGCTGGACAGGCCATGCAGACGGAGCTGCTCAGACACAACGAGTACACAG ATGCCCCTGCCTATGTTCATCAGGTCACAGGGTCTCTGCTGGGCACCTCTGACCCTCCTTCTGCTGCAG gagaggaggagctccATGGGAAGTTGGAGGAGGACCGCTTCCTGTTCTCCCAGGAGAATGACTCTGCAGCCTGTGATGTTCTGGACCTGAGGGAGGTCATCTCCATTTTCCACAGCTCCAACGG ATCGACTCATGAGTTTGAAATGGTGACTCTGACGGACGAGTTGGTGTGCAATGCTGACACTGAAGAGGGTCTACTGAATCACCTGCTTCATATTCTCAGG GTGGTGTTGCCCGGGCCCATAGATGAGGAGGAGCTGGACGGGGTGTTTGCTGTGTCCCGGGTGtctctgagggagggaggaggcctGCAGCACACTGAGGTCTGGGCAGTGCTCCGTGGAGGTCAGGTCCTCGTCTATCCTACTGACCAGCAGCGCCACAGAGAGAGGCTAACACTCAACCCTGAGACTCAATACA AGATAGATTCCTCTGAGAACACCATAGAGCTGGTCACTGGAGAGAG AACCATGTCCATGCAGTTTGAACGAGACCACAGCTGTCAGTCCTGGCACAGCCTACTGAAACGGGCAGTGACCACAAAGAGGAAGCAGCGCCCATCACTGTACGAGCTGCCACCCAACGCCATTGGCAATGTGCCCCCTGCCATTGAGAGGTGTATCTCACACATCACACAATATG GCCTGAAGGTGGATGGGCTGTACCGGCGCTGTGGCTTGGCCACTAAGGTCAGCATTCTGGTGGAAGCCCTCAGCAGATCACCTAAAACTGCCCCTCTGGAGAAAGATGAACAGGGTCTCCTGGACGCTGCAGGGGCCCTGAAGCAGTATGTCCGCCAGCAGGTGGTGCTCATCCCTCAGACACAAAGGGAACTGTGGGTCAAGGCTGCAG CCCACACAGAAGAGAACCTTAGACTGGCTACCTACCGCAGACTCCTGAAAAAGCTGCCCCCTGACAACAGAATCACACTCAACGCCCTGTGTGGACACTTCTACAT AGTTCAGCTGTACAGTGTAGAGAACCGTATGACAGCTCAGAACCTGGCGCTGGTGTTTGTCCCAACACTGTTCCAGGAGCTGGCCATGAACACAAACATGGTGCGCCTCACCAGAGAACTCATCATAAACCACACACTCATCTTCCTG GGTAAAGAACAAGAGTCTGACATGGAGAGTGAAGAACTCATAacaaaattatag
- the oatx gene encoding solute carrier family 22 member 6, which produces MGFADLLNDVGGFGRFQWIHVTLLSIPGLLMASQNLLNNFTAGMPGHHCTIPNRTSIASSQNISQSEVDDRELLRAFIPMDASGTKLSKCTRYVEPQWHLLESNVSVIGHQANFSELETEICLDGWTYDKSEFLSTVVSEWDLVCTLRPMKQMSQTIYMGGVLAGAVIFGGLSDRFGRKALLIWSYFQLATLGTCTAFSPSFMTYCIFRFMTGMAVSGVILNTVSLKVEWIPTMSRTLVGTLSSFFFTFGQMVLAGIAHSLRDWRKLQMAVCAPFFLFFLYSWWYSESARWLVLNRRSDEALKHIHRVARINRKPEMVEKITVEVLECHMHKEVQSSKTTHTAYDLIRTTVMRRISLCLMVVWFSTSFAYYGLAMDLQRFGVNIYLIQIIFGLVDFPAKLVALGSLTFLGRRITQGTCLLMSALMIFTNIFVPTDMQSIRTTLACLGKAFTSASFTCIYLFTGELYPTVIRQTGMGFTSTMSRVGSMAAPAVLILEEMLPALPSMIYGGAAVVAGIIAFFLPETLNIPLPDTIEDVEEKWAKNNLDAEELAKKEAVALREMKKGAVEGDGEITGLNAL; this is translated from the exons ATGGGTTTTGCGGACCTCTTGAATGACGTTGGCGGGTTCGGACGTTTCCAATGGATCCATGTTACCTTGTTATCTATCCCTGGTCTACTGATGGCAAGCCAGAATCTGTTGAATAATTTCACAGCTGGTATGCCTGGACATCACTGTACCATACCCAATAGGACTTCTATTGCCAGTAGTCAAAACATCTCTCAATCAGAAGTGGATGACAGAGAGCTCCTTCGCGCCTTTATCCCAATGGATGCCAGCGGGACCAAATTGTCCAAGTGTACGAGGTATGTCGAGCCGCAGTGGCATCTTCTTGAAAGCAACGTAAGCGTCATTGGACATCAGGCTAACTTTTCAGAGCTTGAGACAGAGATATGTCTGGATGGCTGGACCTATGACAAATCAGAATTTCTGTCCACTGTTGTCTCAGAG TGGGACTTGGTCTGTACCCTCCGTCCTATGAAACAGATGAGCCAGACTATTTATATGGGTGGGGTCCTGGCAGGGGCTGTCATATTTGGAGGGCTGTCAGACAG ATTTGGGCGAAAGGCCTTGTTGATCTGGTCCTATTTTCAGCTAGCCACGCTGGGCACCTGTACAGCCTTCTCACCTTCCTTCATGACCTACTGTATCTTCCGCTTCATGACAGGCATGGCAGTATCTGGGGTGATCCTCAACACAGTCTCTCTCA AGGTGGAGTGGATTCCCACCATGTCTCGCACTCTAGTGGGCACCCTCTCGTCCTTCTTCTTCACCTTCGGCCAGATGGTCCTGGCGGGCATCGCCCACAGCCTCCGGGACTGGCGCAAGCTGCAGATGGCTGTCTGtgctcccttcttcctcttcttcctctatagCTG GTGGTACTCAGAGTCTGCCCGCTGGCTAGTGCTAAATCGCAGGTCTGACGAGGCCCTGAAACACATCCACCGTGTGGCCAGGATCAACCGCAAACCTGAGATGGTAGAGAAGATCACCGTGGAG GTTCTggaatgtcacatgcacaaagaGGTCCAGTCGAGTAAGACCACCCACACAGCATACGACTTGATACGCACCACAGTGATGAGAAGAATATCTCTCTGTCTTATGGTTGTTTG GTTCTCTACCAGTTTTGCCTACTACGGCCTAGCAATGGACCTGCAGAGGTTTGGGGTGAACATCTACCTGATCCAGATCATCTTTGGGCTGGTGGACTTCCCCGCCAAGCTGGTGGCTCTGGGGAGTCTTACCTTTCTGGGTCGGAGGATCACTCAGGGAACTTGTCTCCTCATGTCTGCCTTGATGATATTCACCAACATCTTCGTCCCCACAG ACATGCAGTCTATTAGGACTACTCTGGCTTGTCTGGGGAAGGCCTTCACCTCTGCATCCTTCACCTGTATTTATCTGTTTACTGGAGAGCTTTACCCCACCGTCATCAG acagacaggaatggGATTTACCTCCACCATGAGCAGGGTGGGCTCCATGGCAGCACCTGCTGTGCTGATCCTGGAAGAGATGCTGCCCGCTCTGCCCAGTATGATCTATGGAGGTGCTGCTGTGGTGGCTGGCATCATCGCCTTCTTCCTCCCTGAAACCCTCAACATCCCTCTTCCTGACACCATCGAGGATGTGGAGGAGAAATG GGCTAAAAATAATCTGGATGCAGAGGAACTGGCTAAAAAGGAGGCAGTGGCTCTTCGGGAGATGAAGAAGGGAGCAGTTGAGGGGGATGGGGAAATCACGGGACTCAATGCTCTGTGA